Proteins co-encoded in one Lates calcarifer isolate ASB-BC8 linkage group LG17, TLL_Latcal_v3, whole genome shotgun sequence genomic window:
- the tmem45a gene encoding transmembrane protein 45A — protein MGSFKGHALPGSFFLVAGIWWSGKYSLWHATRRNKNIGSTRLASRASQRRLEIIENSVILFFSFFGMLAEQFFADGPRLHLYDFAEKHWEHLMNWQHATMYLFFGLAGTVSLIIHTTEAAPLALDRLMLAIAFFNEGFLFLYHLHGRSMLDVHVHQLLLYAIFGEALVASLEVFHRGNIILELMRCTLTVLQGSWFWQIGFVLYPPSGPEWDLKDPSNMMFITMCYSWHLAFAMLIVAVLYCTVSCVVRSRLKRTPPMEMGLLKPRERDPESEDEIL, from the exons ATGGGGAGCTTTAAGGGCCATGCACTCCCTGGGAGCTTCTTCCTTGTAGCTGGGATCTGGTGGTCAGGAAAGTACTCACTCTGGCACGCCACCCGCAGGAACAAGAACATAGGTTCCACTCGACTGGCCAGCAGAGCCTCTCAGCGCCGCCTGGAGATCATCGAAAACTCTGTCAtactcttcttctctttttttg GGATGCTGGCTGAGCAGTTTTTTGCAGATGGGCCGAGGCTCCACTTGTATGACTTTGCTGAGAAACACTGGGAACATCTGATGAACTGGCAGCATGCCACCATGTACTTATTCTTTGGCCTGGCTGGGACTGTGTCGCTGATCATCCACACCACAGAAGCTGCCCCACTGGCACTGGATAGGTTAATGCTGGCCATTGCTTTCTTTAATGAAG GATTTCTTTTCCTCTACCACCTCCACGGCAGAAGTATGCTGGACGTCCATGTACATCAGCTCCTGCTCTATGCCATCTTTGGAGAGGCTCTTGTCGCCTCCCTGGAGGTCTTCCACCGAGGTAACATCATTCTGGAGCTGATGCGGTGCACCCTCACCGTCCTCCAGGGAAGCTGGTTCTGGCAG ATTGGTTTTGTGTTGTATCCTCCCAGCGGCCCTGAGTGGGACCTGAAGGATCCCAGTAATATGATGTTTATCACCATGTGTTACTCCTGGCACCTTGCCTTCGCCATGCTCATCGTGGCTGTGCTCTATTGCACTGTCAGCTG TGTGGTTCGCTCCAGATTGAAGAGGACTCCTCCGATGGAAATGGGACTTTTGAAGCCCAGAGAGAGGGACCCAGAGTCAGAGGACGAGATTTTATGA
- the sft2d2a gene encoding SFT2 domain containing 2a, whose product MDKLKAVLSGEEARRDDRTVLETVNEASTLGWGTRVKGFVACFVVGAACTILGVCMLFLPKIGLTLFIVFYTFGNICTLCSTMFLMGPVKQLKRMCDKTRALATTIMITCLVLTLCAAFWWKNFGLALLFCILQILSFSWYSLSYIPCVREMILKMVAVCIK is encoded by the exons ATGGATAAATTAAAAGCGGTTTTAAGTGGTGAAGAGGCGCGGAGAGATGACCGAACCGTTTTAGAG ACTGTGAATGAAGCCTCCACTTTAGGTTGGGGCACACGTGTGAAAGGATTCGTGGCCTGTTTTGTGGTCGGGGCCGCGTGCACAATTTTG ggaGTCTGCATGCTCTTCCTCCCAAAGATTGGGCTCACTCTCTTCATCGTCTTTTACACTTTTGGAAACATATGTACTCTGTGCAG CACCATGTTTCTGATGGGACcagtgaagcagctgaaaaGGATGTGTGACAAAACAAGAGCACTGGCCACCACTATTATGATT ACCTGCCTCGTGTTGACTCTCTGTGCTGCCTTCTGG tggaagAACTTTGGACTTGCTTTGCTATTTTGCATCTTGCAAATCTTGTCATTTTCCTG GTACAGTCTGTCATACATCCCGTGTGTCAG GGAGATGATACTGAAGATGGTGGCTGTCTGCATAAAATGA